In Coleofasciculus chthonoplastes PCC 7420, the following proteins share a genomic window:
- a CDS encoding IS5-like element ISMich1 family transposase (programmed frameshift), which produces MYRKVENAPREAEDFELPFEGKLSQDNRWVIMASLVPWEEFEEEYAQNFSAEMGAPALPFRVALGSLIIKEKLGISDRETVEQIKENPYLQYFIGQRHYSSEAPYDSSLLARFRERINVNLVNRINEKMVKKSQSETDEEAKKKVPKQSQERRESANKGQLIVDASCVPGDISYPNDLGILNKARVKTEKIIDSLYEPLKDQLNKKPKTYRNRARKNYLKVAKKKRQTRKEIRKAIKKQLQYIKRNLGSIDALVKAGSSLGALSRTEYKSLLVVSEIYRQQEWMYNNKVHRIEHRIVNVSQAHIRPIVRGKAGVAVEFGAKISASVRDGYVFLDRISWDNFNESVDLKAQIEAYYNYTGFYPESVHVDKIYRSRANRSFCKEKGIRISGPPLGRPKANVSQELKKQAQEDERIRNNIEGKFGISKRRYSLSRVMAKLPHTSETAIAITFLVMNLSALLRQVFCLFYIYSTIKSFSASIHY; this is translated from the exons ATGTACCGAAAAGTTGAGAACGCCCCCAGGGAAGCCGAAGATTTTGAACTACCATTTGAAGGAAAGTTATCACAGGATAACCGCTGGGTAATCATGGCTTCTTTAGTACCTTGGGAGGAATTTGAAGAAGAATATGCCCAAAATTTTTCTGCGGAAATGGGAGCGCCAGCGCTACCATTTAGGGTAGCACTGGGTTCATTAATAATCAAAGAAAAACTAGGAATAAGTGATAGAGAGACAGTCGAACAAATCAAAGAAAACCCTTACTTACAATACTTTATAGGTCAAAGGCATTACAGCAGCGAAGCTCCTTATGACTCATCACTATTGGCCAGATTCCGGGAAAGGATAAATGTGAATCTAGTCAACCGAATAAATGAGAAAATGGTGAAGAAAAGTCAATCAGAGACGGATGAAGAAGCTAAAAAAAAAGTGCCGAAA CAAAGTCAAGAAAGAAGAGAGTCAGCCAATAAAGGACAACTAATAGTTGATGCAAGCTGTGTGCCAGGAGATATAAGTTATCCCAATGATTTGGGGATATTAAATAAAGCTAGGGTCAAAACCGAAAAAATAATAGACAGTCTATATGAACCCCTGAAGGATCAACTAAATAAAAAACCAAAAACTTATAGAAATAGAGCCAGAAAGAATTACTTAAAAGTAGCAAAGAAAAAGAGACAAACAAGAAAAGAAATAAGAAAAGCAATAAAAAAACAACTGCAATACATAAAGAGAAACTTGGGGAGTATAGACGCGCTAGTTAAGGCAGGGTCTAGTCTTGGGGCATTGAGTCGTACTGAATATAAGAGCCTGTTGGTAGTTAGCGAAATCTATCGTCAGCAAGAATGGATGTACAATAATAAAGTTCATAGAATTGAGCATAGAATAGTAAATGTGAGTCAAGCCCATATCCGTCCAATAGTTAGAGGCAAAGCGGGAGTTGCCGTAGAATTTGGAGCTAAAATATCGGCAAGTGTAAGAGATGGATACGTATTTTTAGACCGTATCAGTTGGGATAACTTTAATGAATCTGTCGATTTAAAAGCTCAAATAGAAGCTTATTATAACTACACAGGATTCTATCCAGAATCCGTTCATGTAGATAAAATCTATCGCAGTCGAGCCAATCGATCCTTCTGTAAAGAAAAAGGAATTAGAATCAGTGGCCCTCCCTTAGGAAGACCGAAAGCCAATGTCAGTCAAGAATTAAAGAAACAAGCTCAAGAAGACGAGAGAATTCGCAATAATATTGAAGGAAAATTTGGCATATCAAAACGTAGATATAGCCTAAGTCGCGTCATGGCTAAACTACCTCATACGTCCGAAACAGCTATTGCCATTACTTTCCTCGTCATGAATCTGTCTGCCCTGCTCAGGCAGGTTTTTTGTCTTTTTTATATATATTCCACAATCAAGTCTTTTTCGGCGTCAATTCATTATTAA
- a CDS encoding XisI protein, with amino-acid sequence MDKLTQYRDWIQRVLEKYSQVKPANGEIEVYKFFDHQDDHYQVFHAGWNQYRRVFGPLIHIDIIDGKIWIQYDGTEVGVANELVDFGVPKHDIVLAYHAPIMRQYDGFAVG; translated from the coding sequence ATGGATAAGTTAACTCAATATCGTGATTGGATTCAACGAGTTTTAGAAAAATATAGTCAAGTTAAACCTGCCAATGGAGAAATTGAGGTCTATAAATTCTTTGATCATCAAGATGACCACTATCAGGTTTTTCATGCAGGCTGGAATCAATATCGTCGAGTGTTTGGTCCACTGATCCATATTGATATTATTGATGGTAAGATTTGGATTCAATATGATGGAACAGAGGTGGGTGTGGCGAATGAATTAGTGGACTTCGGTGTACCTAAGCACGATATTGTACTCGCTTATCATGCTCCCATAATGCGCCAGTATGATGGGTTTGCGGTTGGGTAA